From one Cucurbita pepo subsp. pepo cultivar mu-cu-16 chromosome LG17, ASM280686v2, whole genome shotgun sequence genomic stretch:
- the LOC111779137 gene encoding fasciclin-like arabinogalactan protein 10 — MATSKSLLLFLALVATCAAIVSGHNITDILKDFPEYSDFSSYLQQTRLADEINSRQTITVLVVSNGALSPVVAKHPLSVIKNFLSLHIVLDYYDPAKLHKISNGTTLSTTLYQTTGNAPGNLGFVNITDLQGGKVKFGSAVPGSKLDSSYTKSVKQIPYNISVIEISAPIIAPGILTAQAPSASDVNITALLEKAGCKTFASMLVSSGVIKTYETAVEKGLTIFAPNDEAFKADGVPDLSKLTNAEVVSLLLYHAVADYTPIGALKTTKDPIDTLATSRAGKFDITTTTAGDAVTLHTGVGPSRIADTVLDATPLAIFTVDSLLLPSELFGKSPSPAPAPEPVSSPTPTPSLAPSPAPTAKAPSPLAASPPAPPADTPEGSPANAPTAEAQTSTPGSSAVHVKASAVIVVAAITTTVISSLFLS; from the coding sequence ATGGCTACCTCCAAAtccctcctcctcttcctagCCCTCGTCGCCACCTGCGCGGCCATTGTTTCCGGTCATAACATCACCGACATTCTAAAGGACTTCCCTGAGTACAGCGATTTCAGCAGCTACTTACAGCAGACCAGACTAGCCGACGAGATCAACAGCCGTCAAACCATCACAGTCCTCGTTGTCTCTAATGGCGCTCTCTCCCCTGTCGTTGCTAAACATCCTCTCTCCGTCATCAAGAACTTCCTTAGCCTCCACATTGTCTTGGACTACTACGATCCGGCAAAACTCCACAAGATCTCCAACGGAACTACTCTTTCCACGACGCTTTACCAGACCACCGGTAACGCGCCTGGAAATCTAGGTTTCGTCAATATAACCGATCTCCAGGGCGGCAAGGTCAAATTCGGCTCAGCCGTTCCTGGATCTAAACTCGATTCGAGTTACACTAAGTCTGTGAAGCAGATTCCGTACAACATTTCGGTTATTGAGATAAGTGCGCCAATCATTGCGCCGGGGATTTTGACGGCTCAGGCTCCGTCGGCTTCCGATGTTAACATCACTGCTTTGCTCGAGAAAGCTGGATGTAAAACCTTCGCGTCGATGCTTGTTTCTAGTGGTGTGATTAAGACTTATGAAACGGCGGTTGAGAAAGGATTGACTATATTTGCGCCGAACGATGAGGCGTTCAAGGCCGATGGAGTTCCAGATCTGAGTAAACTCACTAATGCTGAAGTTGTTTCGCTTCTTCTTTACCATGCAGTCGCTGATTACACTCCGATCGGAGCCTTGAAGACGACGAAAGATCCGATCGACACTCTGGCTACTAGCCGTGCCGGAAAGTTCGACATTACGACGACTACGGCCGGAGACGCCGTCACTCTCCACACCGGAGTCGGACCTTCGAGAATCGCTGATACAGTTCTCGACGCAACTCCGCTCGCTATTTTCACCGTCGATAGTCTGTTACTTCCGTCAGAGTTGTTCGGGAAGTCTCCTTCTCCAGCACCAGCGCCAGAGCCAGTGAGTTCGCCTACACCGACACCGTCTCTGGCTCCGAGTCCAGCCCCTACCGCGAAAGCTCCGTCTCCACTCGCCGCTTCGCCGCCTGCTCCTCCGGCCGACACTCCAGAAGGTTCACCGGCCAATGCACCAACTGCCGAGGCGCAGACCAGTACTCCAGGAAGCTCCGCCGTTCACGTGAAAGCTTCTGCAGTCATTGTCGTTGCCGCCATTACTACCACTGTgatttcctctcttttcttgtCCTAA
- the LOC111778978 gene encoding cucumber peeling cupredoxin-like — translation MATETAVFAAVVAFLISAVVSQTPPMAYTNHTVGGPAGWFFNATKNISATNYSSWAASQTFNLGDFLIFRTNTNQTVIQTSNLTTFKSCSIDEASDNDTFQYNGGDSDFNKPLIIPVALIISGSNYFFSDGDDGVQCQRGMAFEIQVNTGLGLPPSLNQPPPPPYATPPDSDSAQTPPLMIPETKDNSGFKTAANLRRYFFFIAVVPPLLLLLL, via the exons ATGGCGACGGAGACGGCAGTGTTCGCGGCGGTCGTCGCTTTTCTGATCTCGGCGGTGGTGTCTCAAACTCCTCCTATGGCTTATACTAATCACACGGTCGGCGGCCCTGCAGGTTGGTTCTTCAACGCCACCAAGAACATTTCCGCTACTAATTACTCCTCCTGGGCCGCGTCTCAGACTTTCAATCTCGGAGACTTCCTCA TTTTCAGAACGAATACAAATCAGACCGTGATCCAGACCTCCAACTTGACGACATTCAAGAGCTGCTCCATCGACGAAGCCTCGGACAACGACACGTTCCAATACAACGGCGGTGATTCCGACTTCAACAAGCCATTGATCATTCCCGTGGCGCTGATCATCAGCGGCTCGAACTACTTCTTCTCCGACGGGGATGATGGAGTTCAGTGCCAACGAGGTATGGCCTTCGAGATCCAGGTCAATACCGGTCTTGGCTTGCCGCCAAGCCTGAATCAGCCGCCTCCGCCTCCGTACGCGACGCCGCCGGATTCCGATTCGGCTCAAACGCCTCCGTTAATGATTCCTGAGACGAAGGATAACAGCGGATTCAAAACCGCCGCTAACTTGCGCCgatatttcttcttcatcgcGGTGGTGCCGCCGctactgctgctgctgctctgA